In Mycolicibacterium mucogenicum DSM 44124, the following are encoded in one genomic region:
- a CDS encoding GAP family protein encodes MTWLIPDALIVALSPMAVLPPVLLLLYSDRPRSTGLTYLCGWLAGMAAVISAVVLVSPVGRSHAAATSSRLQLGIGIVLIVLGVVTWLRRAHYAQATGWLTRLQSASPVVTGVTGLVFAVANPKFILACVAGGVAIDALLTAPAEKAGAIGFFVVLAGSTTAAPILAHLVASRYADKGLERMRHWVQEHTAAITAVTLTAVGSLLVVVASL; translated from the coding sequence GTGACGTGGTTGATCCCCGACGCGCTCATCGTGGCGCTGTCCCCCATGGCGGTCCTGCCGCCGGTGCTGCTCCTGCTGTACTCGGACCGGCCCCGCAGCACCGGCCTGACCTACCTGTGCGGGTGGCTCGCCGGGATGGCGGCCGTCATCAGCGCGGTGGTGCTGGTGTCGCCCGTCGGTCGGTCGCACGCCGCCGCGACCAGTTCCCGGTTGCAGCTCGGCATCGGCATCGTGCTGATCGTGCTCGGTGTCGTCACGTGGCTGCGGCGCGCGCACTACGCGCAGGCGACGGGCTGGCTCACGCGGCTGCAGTCCGCGTCGCCAGTGGTCACGGGTGTCACCGGGCTGGTCTTCGCCGTCGCGAACCCGAAGTTCATCCTGGCGTGCGTCGCCGGCGGCGTGGCCATCGACGCCCTGCTGACCGCGCCCGCCGAAAAGGCCGGTGCCATCGGCTTTTTCGTCGTACTGGCCGGATCCACGACTGCCGCGCCGATCCTCGCGCACCTCGTCGCCTCGCGGTACGCCGACAAGGGCCTGGAGCGGATGCGCCACTGGGTACAGGAACACACCGCCGCGATCACCGCCGTGACGCTCACGGCCGTCGGCTCGCTCCTGGTCGTGGTGGCGTCATTGTGA
- a CDS encoding glutaminyl-peptide cyclotransferase, giving the protein MAAVLLVGLTMVSTAAADQVARLRPVVLEQFDHDTVAFTEGMFVDGATLYESTGLEGKSELRELDAGTGQLRRAVPLPPAYFGEGIADAGAHLWQLTYENGVAIEWDKATLTMLREVPLDGQGWGLCRAGDRLIRSDGSPVLRIHRLGDMRETGTLAVTYNGIQVSGLNSLDCVGNRVWANVFPTDQIIEIDATTGVVTAVAYATGLRDAAWQGDIGVLNGIAHLGGASGNGQFLVTGKYWPAVYRVRFEPATPAEIQVR; this is encoded by the coding sequence ATGGCCGCGGTACTGCTGGTGGGGCTCACGATGGTCTCCACCGCCGCCGCCGATCAGGTCGCCCGGCTGCGGCCCGTCGTGCTCGAACAGTTCGACCACGACACCGTCGCCTTCACCGAGGGCATGTTCGTCGACGGCGCGACGCTGTACGAGAGCACGGGCCTCGAAGGAAAATCCGAACTGCGTGAGCTCGACGCCGGCACGGGCCAGCTGCGTCGCGCGGTCCCGCTGCCGCCGGCGTATTTCGGCGAGGGCATCGCCGACGCCGGCGCGCATCTGTGGCAGCTGACGTACGAGAACGGCGTCGCCATCGAGTGGGACAAGGCCACGCTGACGATGCTGCGCGAGGTGCCGCTCGACGGTCAGGGCTGGGGCCTGTGCCGCGCGGGCGACCGGCTGATCCGCAGTGACGGGTCCCCGGTTCTGCGCATCCATCGTCTCGGCGACATGCGCGAAACCGGCACCCTGGCGGTGACCTACAACGGAATTCAGGTGTCGGGGCTCAACAGCCTCGACTGCGTCGGGAACCGGGTCTGGGCCAACGTGTTCCCCACCGACCAGATCATCGAGATCGACGCCACCACGGGCGTCGTCACCGCCGTGGCATACGCCACCGGCCTGCGCGACGCCGCCTGGCAGGGCGACATCGGGGTGCTCAACGGCATCGCGCATCTCGGCGGGGCGAGCGGCAACGGGCAGTTCCTGGTCACGGGCAAGTACTGGCCGGCGGTCTACCGGGTGCGGTTCGAACCGGCGACACCGGCGGAAATTCAGGTGCGCTGA
- a CDS encoding tautomerase family protein: MPSSLIEVRRQYSQSDEVAIIDAVHAALVAAFQIPVGDKHVRLLVHEPHRFSHAPHLAHPERYTLVTVDCFAGRSVDAKRALYREITGRLAAFDIPADHITILLRESALENWGIRGGQAACDVALGFDVNV, encoded by the coding sequence ATGCCGAGTTCACTGATCGAGGTCCGACGTCAGTACAGCCAGTCCGACGAGGTCGCCATCATCGATGCCGTCCACGCTGCACTGGTCGCCGCGTTCCAGATCCCGGTCGGCGACAAGCACGTCCGGCTCCTGGTCCATGAGCCGCACCGGTTTTCGCATGCGCCGCATCTCGCGCATCCCGAGCGGTACACCTTGGTGACCGTCGACTGTTTCGCCGGGCGGTCGGTGGACGCCAAGCGTGCGCTGTACCGCGAGATCACGGGCCGCCTTGCCGCCTTCGACATACCGGCCGACCACATCACGATCCTGCTCCGCGAGAGCGCGCTCGAGAACTGGGGTATCCGCGGCGGACAGGCCGCCTGCGACGTCGCCCTCGGGTTCGATGTGAATGTCTGA
- a CDS encoding sensor histidine kinase, whose translation MQLRLPIPALSLRAIVVVAALSVVATVLIIGTWVWIGVTNDQYSQLDRRLDSLSSLPDVNTLLSIARQNPTGTPQSEGSLVQTVRIGAATVSMPPEIVLPQFEAGYATTTINGVEYRVRTVTTGSASIALGAPLAEAQRQIRNLHIRILAICSGIIVGTFVVGGSMWFVMINPFRKLAQQARQINSQSKPEEVHVRGVSEAVEIAEAVEGMLARIGEEQERTKAALESARDFASVASHELRTPLTAMRTNLEVLSTLDLGAEQRAEVIGDVMRTQSRIEATLTALERLAQGELTTADDLVPVDITELLDRAAHDAVRVYPDLNVALVPSPTVLMLGLPVGLRLVVDNAIANAVKHGGATRVQLSAVSSHDGVQIAIDDNGTGVPEHERDAVFHRFARGSTASHSGSGLGLALVAQQAELHGGTASLTQSPLGGARLLLELPAPRPQSD comes from the coding sequence GTGCAGCTGCGATTACCGATACCGGCTTTGTCGTTGCGAGCCATCGTCGTCGTCGCCGCGTTGTCGGTGGTCGCGACGGTGCTGATCATCGGAACCTGGGTGTGGATCGGTGTCACCAACGACCAGTACAGCCAGCTCGATCGGCGGCTGGACTCGCTGAGCAGCCTGCCCGACGTCAATACCCTCCTGAGCATCGCCCGGCAGAACCCCACCGGCACGCCGCAGTCCGAGGGTTCACTGGTCCAGACCGTCCGCATCGGCGCCGCCACGGTCTCGATGCCGCCGGAGATCGTGCTGCCGCAGTTCGAGGCCGGGTATGCCACCACCACGATCAATGGCGTCGAGTACCGGGTCCGCACCGTCACCACGGGTTCGGCGTCGATCGCGCTCGGCGCACCGCTGGCGGAGGCACAGCGGCAGATTCGCAACCTGCACATCCGCATTCTGGCCATCTGCAGCGGCATCATCGTCGGCACGTTCGTGGTCGGCGGCTCGATGTGGTTCGTGATGATCAACCCGTTCCGCAAGCTCGCCCAGCAGGCCCGGCAGATCAATTCCCAGTCGAAGCCGGAAGAGGTCCACGTGCGGGGCGTCTCGGAGGCCGTGGAGATCGCCGAGGCGGTCGAGGGCATGCTGGCCCGCATCGGCGAGGAGCAGGAGCGCACCAAGGCCGCGCTGGAATCGGCCCGCGACTTCGCCTCGGTGGCATCGCACGAATTGCGCACACCGCTGACCGCTATGCGCACCAACCTCGAGGTGCTGTCCACGCTGGACCTCGGGGCGGAGCAGCGCGCCGAGGTGATCGGCGACGTCATGCGCACGCAGAGCCGCATCGAGGCGACGCTGACGGCGCTGGAACGGCTCGCGCAAGGCGAACTCACAACGGCTGACGATCTGGTGCCCGTCGACATCACCGAGCTGCTCGACCGCGCCGCCCACGACGCGGTGCGGGTGTACCCCGACCTCAACGTCGCTCTCGTGCCGTCCCCGACGGTGCTGATGTTGGGGCTGCCCGTCGGGCTGCGGCTGGTCGTCGACAACGCAATCGCCAACGCCGTCAAGCACGGTGGCGCGACGCGGGTGCAGTTGTCCGCCGTCAGCTCGCACGACGGGGTGCAGATCGCCATCGACGACAATGGCACCGGCGTACCGGAACACGAGCGTGACGCGGTGTTCCATCGCTTCGCGCGAGGATCCACCGCGTCACATTCGGGTTCGGGTCTCGGTCTGGCATTGGTGGCTCAGCAGGCCGAACTGCACGGTGGCACAGCGTCTTTGACGCAGAGTCCGCTCGGCGGCGCGAGGCTCCTGCTGGAGCTGCCCGCGCCGCGTCCGCAATCGGACTGA
- the aceA gene encoding isocitrate lyase ICL2 has protein sequence MTLEAVATSFEQNVADVQEYFDSPRFDGITRLYTARQVVEQRGTIPSDYPVARQAAEAFYPRLRELFAQKKSITTFGPYSPGQAVVMKRIGIEGIYLGGWATSAKGSISEDPGPDLASYPLSQVPDEAAGLVRALLTADRNQQYLRLQMTEEQRAATPAIDYRPFIIADADTGHGGDAHVRNLIRRFVESGVPGYHIEDQRPGTKKCGHQGGKVLVPSDEQLKRLNTARFQLDMMGVPGIIVARTDAEAANLIDSAADERDQPFLLGATNLNIPSYKSCFLAMVRRFHDKGVTDLRGHLLYALPEGQYASADAWLDSHGIAGLVDEAAAAWDQNSGQSVDSAFDKVESKFVEAWQADSGLNTYCEAVAEVLQFRAKEGEATTVSPEEWRKFAARASLYAAREKARELGADVAWDCELAKTPEGYYQVRGGIPYAIAKSLAAAPFADILWMETKTADLADAREFAEAIHAEFPDQMLAYNLSPSFNWDTTGMTDDEMRAFPEELGKMGFVFNFITYGGHQVDGVACEEFATSLRQEGMLALARLQRKMRLVESPYRTPQTLVGGPRSDAALAASSGRTATTKAMGAGSTQHQHLVQTEVPKKLLEEWLAMWSDHYQIGEKLHVQLRPRRAGSDVLDLGIYGSGDEPLANVVVDPIKDRYGRNILTVRDQNTFAEKLRQKRLMDLIHVWLIHRFKSEIVYYVTPTEDNIYQTEKMKSHGLFSNVYQEVGEIIVADVNKARIDELLAPDREALGRLIRKED, from the coding sequence ATGACTCTCGAAGCAGTTGCGACGTCGTTCGAGCAGAACGTCGCCGACGTGCAGGAGTATTTCGACAGCCCCCGTTTCGACGGCATCACGCGGCTCTACACCGCGCGGCAGGTCGTCGAACAGCGCGGCACCATCCCGTCCGACTATCCGGTGGCCCGGCAGGCCGCCGAAGCGTTCTATCCGCGGCTGCGCGAACTGTTCGCGCAGAAGAAGAGCATCACGACGTTCGGGCCGTACTCCCCCGGCCAGGCGGTGGTGATGAAGCGGATCGGCATCGAAGGCATCTACCTCGGTGGCTGGGCCACCTCGGCCAAGGGCTCCATCAGTGAGGACCCCGGGCCCGACCTGGCCAGCTACCCGCTGAGCCAGGTGCCCGACGAGGCCGCCGGGCTGGTGCGTGCCCTGCTGACCGCGGACCGCAACCAGCAGTACCTGCGCCTGCAGATGACCGAGGAACAGCGCGCGGCCACGCCCGCGATCGACTATCGGCCGTTCATCATCGCCGACGCCGATACCGGTCACGGCGGAGATGCCCACGTGCGCAACCTGATTCGCCGTTTTGTCGAGTCGGGCGTCCCCGGCTACCACATCGAGGATCAGCGGCCGGGCACCAAGAAGTGCGGTCACCAGGGTGGCAAGGTGCTCGTGCCCTCGGATGAACAGCTCAAGCGCCTCAACACCGCGCGCTTCCAGCTGGACATGATGGGTGTGCCGGGAATCATCGTGGCGCGCACCGACGCCGAGGCCGCCAACCTCATCGACAGCGCGGCCGATGAGCGCGACCAGCCGTTCCTGCTGGGCGCCACCAATCTCAACATCCCGTCGTACAAGTCCTGTTTCCTGGCGATGGTGCGCCGCTTCCACGACAAGGGTGTCACCGACCTGCGCGGGCACCTGCTCTACGCGTTGCCCGAAGGCCAGTACGCGTCGGCCGACGCATGGCTGGACAGTCACGGCATCGCGGGCCTCGTCGACGAGGCGGCCGCCGCCTGGGACCAGAACTCCGGGCAGTCCGTCGACTCGGCGTTCGACAAGGTCGAGTCGAAGTTCGTCGAGGCGTGGCAGGCGGATTCGGGCCTGAACACCTACTGCGAGGCCGTGGCCGAAGTGCTGCAGTTCCGGGCCAAGGAGGGTGAGGCCACCACGGTCAGCCCCGAGGAGTGGCGCAAGTTCGCGGCCCGCGCGTCGCTGTATGCGGCTCGGGAGAAGGCCCGCGAACTGGGCGCCGACGTGGCGTGGGACTGCGAGCTCGCCAAGACCCCCGAGGGCTACTACCAGGTGCGCGGCGGCATCCCGTACGCGATCGCGAAATCCCTTGCGGCCGCGCCGTTCGCGGACATCCTGTGGATGGAGACGAAAACCGCGGACCTGGCCGACGCCCGAGAATTCGCGGAAGCCATCCACGCCGAATTCCCCGACCAGATGCTGGCGTACAACCTGTCGCCGTCGTTCAACTGGGACACCACCGGCATGACCGACGACGAGATGCGGGCGTTCCCAGAGGAACTCGGCAAGATGGGCTTCGTCTTCAACTTCATCACCTACGGCGGCCACCAGGTGGACGGTGTGGCGTGCGAGGAGTTCGCGACGTCCCTGCGACAGGAGGGCATGCTGGCACTCGCCCGGCTGCAACGCAAGATGCGGCTCGTCGAATCTCCTTACCGCACACCGCAGACGCTCGTCGGCGGGCCGCGCAGCGATGCCGCGCTGGCCGCGTCGTCGGGCCGCACCGCGACCACCAAGGCAATGGGTGCCGGCTCCACGCAACACCAGCACCTGGTCCAGACCGAGGTGCCCAAGAAGCTGCTCGAAGAGTGGCTGGCCATGTGGAGCGATCACTACCAGATCGGAGAGAAGCTGCACGTGCAACTGCGGCCCCGCCGCGCCGGTTCCGACGTCCTGGATCTGGGCATCTACGGCAGCGGCGACGAGCCCTTGGCCAACGTCGTCGTCGACCCGATCAAGGACCGCTACGGCCGCAACATCCTCACGGTGCGCGACCAGAACACCTTCGCCGAGAAGCTGCGGCAGAAGCGCCTGATGGATCTGATCCACGTCTGGCTGATCCACCGCTTCAAGTCGGAGATCGTCTACTACGTGACGCCGACCGAGGACAACATCTATCAGACCGAGAAGATGAAGTCGCACGGCCTGTTCAGCAACGTCTACCAGGAGGTCGGCGAGATCATCGTCGCCGATGTGAACAAGGCGCGGATCGACGAACTGCTGGCACCGGACCGCGAGGCCCTGGGCCGCTTGATCCGCAAGGAGGACTAG
- a CDS encoding DEAD/DEAH box helicase, with product MAPRISLLDDPADLSALRAAGADPDELLASFAEWAEASGTALYPAQEEALIELVSGANVVLATPTGSGKSLVATGAVYFALAANRRSYYTAPIKALVSEKFFALCDVFGAANVGMLTGDAAVNARAPIIACTAEILANIALREGAEADIGLVVMDEFHFYGDPDRGWAWQVPLLELPKAQFLLMSATLGDVTVLREDLTRRTGRPTALVAGAERPVPLFYSYATTAMHETIADLLQTKQSPIYVVHFTQAAALERAQALMSVNVSTKEEKAAIADHIGGFRFTTAFGSTLSRLVRHGIGVHHAGMLPKYRRLVEQLAQAGLLKVICGTDTLGVGINVPIRTVVFSALSKYDGTRTRLLNAREFHQIAGRAGRAGYDTAGTVVVQAPEHEVENLKQFAKVADDPKKRRKLVRRKAPEGMVPWGENTMKRLVEAAPEALTSNMRVSTAMILDVVDRPGDPCLAMRRLLSENHEPRKRQLRHIREAVGIARSLLQAGVLERLAEPEPDGRRYRLTVDLPPDFALNQPLSTFALAAVELLDPESDTFARDVVSVIEATLEDPRQILAAQLKKARGEAVAAMKAEGIEYDERIELLDDITYPRPLHDLLTHCFEVYCRSNPWAADGHPAPKSAVREMWEQGLTFKEYVSAYGLTRTEGAVLRYLSDAFKALRSGVPAAARTDELTDIVEWLGELVRQVDSSLLDEWEQLTSADQVDEVAVMAPVRPLTGNERAFTAMVRNALFRRVELWARRRWAELGALDSGSGWTAQRWEAVGEQYFAEHDDLGTGADARGPAMLIFDRAPGVWCVRQILDDPAHDHDWGIDVEVDLAASDEDGAPVIRVVDAGLFGS from the coding sequence ATGGCACCCCGCATATCCCTCTTGGACGACCCCGCCGACCTGTCCGCGCTGCGCGCGGCGGGCGCTGACCCCGACGAACTGCTGGCATCGTTCGCCGAGTGGGCCGAGGCGTCGGGGACCGCGCTGTACCCCGCGCAGGAGGAGGCCCTGATCGAACTGGTCAGCGGCGCCAACGTCGTGCTGGCGACGCCGACCGGTTCCGGCAAGTCGCTGGTGGCCACGGGTGCGGTGTATTTCGCCCTCGCCGCGAACCGCCGCAGTTACTACACCGCGCCGATCAAGGCGTTGGTCAGCGAGAAGTTCTTCGCATTGTGTGACGTCTTCGGCGCCGCGAATGTGGGCATGCTCACGGGCGACGCGGCGGTGAACGCAAGGGCGCCGATCATCGCGTGCACCGCCGAGATCCTCGCGAACATCGCGCTGCGGGAAGGCGCCGAGGCGGACATCGGGCTGGTGGTGATGGACGAGTTCCATTTCTACGGCGACCCCGACCGCGGCTGGGCGTGGCAGGTGCCGCTGCTCGAATTGCCCAAGGCGCAGTTCCTGTTGATGTCGGCGACGCTCGGCGACGTGACCGTGCTGCGCGAGGACCTCACCCGGCGCACCGGCCGGCCGACGGCACTGGTCGCCGGCGCCGAACGCCCGGTGCCGCTGTTCTACAGCTACGCGACGACCGCCATGCACGAGACCATCGCCGACCTGCTGCAGACCAAGCAGTCGCCGATCTACGTCGTGCATTTCACCCAGGCCGCCGCGCTCGAGCGGGCGCAGGCGCTGATGAGCGTCAACGTGAGCACCAAGGAGGAGAAGGCCGCCATCGCCGACCACATCGGCGGCTTTCGCTTCACGACGGCGTTCGGCTCGACGCTGTCGCGGCTGGTTCGCCACGGCATCGGCGTGCACCACGCCGGCATGCTGCCCAAGTACCGGCGCCTGGTGGAACAGCTCGCCCAGGCCGGGCTGCTGAAGGTCATCTGCGGCACCGACACTCTCGGCGTGGGCATCAACGTGCCGATCCGCACCGTCGTCTTCTCGGCGCTGTCGAAGTACGACGGCACCCGTACCCGGCTGCTCAACGCCCGCGAGTTCCACCAGATCGCCGGCCGCGCCGGACGGGCCGGCTATGACACCGCGGGCACCGTCGTCGTGCAGGCTCCCGAGCACGAGGTGGAGAACCTCAAGCAGTTCGCCAAGGTCGCCGACGATCCGAAGAAGCGGCGGAAGCTGGTGCGCCGCAAAGCTCCCGAGGGCATGGTGCCGTGGGGTGAGAACACCATGAAGCGGCTCGTCGAGGCCGCACCCGAGGCGCTCACGAGCAACATGCGGGTGTCGACGGCGATGATCCTCGACGTCGTCGACCGTCCCGGTGATCCCTGCCTGGCCATGCGCCGGTTGCTCAGCGAGAACCACGAACCACGGAAACGGCAGCTGCGGCACATCCGCGAGGCGGTCGGTATTGCTCGTTCGCTGCTGCAGGCCGGGGTGCTGGAACGCCTGGCCGAACCGGAACCGGATGGGCGCCGGTACCGCCTCACGGTCGACTTGCCGCCGGATTTCGCCCTCAACCAGCCGCTGTCGACGTTCGCGCTCGCGGCCGTCGAGCTGCTCGACCCGGAGTCGGATACCTTTGCGCGCGATGTGGTTTCGGTGATCGAGGCGACGCTCGAGGACCCGCGCCAGATCCTTGCGGCGCAATTGAAGAAGGCCCGGGGCGAGGCCGTCGCGGCGATGAAGGCCGAGGGCATCGAGTACGACGAACGCATCGAACTGCTCGACGACATCACCTACCCGCGTCCGCTCCACGATCTGCTGACGCACTGCTTCGAGGTGTATTGCCGGAGCAACCCGTGGGCGGCGGACGGGCACCCGGCGCCGAAGTCCGCCGTCCGCGAGATGTGGGAGCAGGGACTGACGTTCAAGGAATACGTCAGTGCCTACGGCCTGACCCGCACCGAGGGCGCGGTGCTGCGCTACCTGTCGGATGCCTTCAAGGCGCTGCGTTCCGGCGTGCCGGCGGCCGCCCGCACCGACGAGCTCACCGACATCGTCGAGTGGCTGGGTGAGCTTGTGCGCCAGGTCGATTCGAGCCTGCTCGACGAATGGGAGCAGTTGACGAGCGCCGATCAGGTCGACGAGGTGGCCGTGATGGCGCCGGTGCGGCCGCTGACCGGCAACGAGCGGGCATTCACCGCGATGGTCCGCAACGCGCTGTTCCGGCGCGTGGAGCTGTGGGCCCGGCGCCGCTGGGCGGAACTCGGGGCCTTGGATTCCGGATCGGGGTGGACGGCGCAGCGCTGGGAGGCGGTGGGAGAGCAGTACTTCGCCGAGCACGACGACCTCGGCACGGGGGCCGACGCCCGCGGGCCCGCCATGTTGATCTTCGATCGGGCGCCCGGCGTGTGGTGCGTCCGTCAGATCCTGGACGACCCGGCGCACGATCACGACTGGGGTATCGACGTGGAAGTCGACCTGGCCGCGTCCGACGAGGACGGCGCACCGGTCATCCGGGTCGTCGATGCCGGGCTTTTCGGTAGCTGA
- a CDS encoding acyltransferase family protein, with amino-acid sequence MTAPAPEPVSGTRGFLPAVEGLRAAAALGVVLTHVALQTGYTDGVVGRLLARFDLSVAVFFALSGFLLWRGHAAAAHGLRAEPEVAPYYRSRLIRIMPAYLLTVVTVLTLLPDARSADRTVWIANLTLTQVFVPKTLIAGLTQMWSLSVEMAFYLVVPLLALLVAKLSLRLRVPVITGVALLSFGWGYLPIPAYHGANPLNWLPAYASWFAVGMLLAEWMFRPYGWLHRLARQRSILMLVAVVAFLIAASPLAMPGAHHHATLGQFIVRTALGAVIAGALLAPLVLDAPDGRHRVLAGAPMVTLGRWSYGLFLWHLAALDMVLAMLGQTTFPGALPVVMVLTTTFGFAVAAVSYALLEEPCRVALRRWEARRRATVATVPT; translated from the coding sequence ATGACCGCCCCTGCCCCCGAGCCCGTCAGCGGGACCCGAGGGTTCCTGCCTGCGGTCGAGGGGCTGCGGGCGGCGGCGGCATTGGGTGTCGTGCTCACACACGTGGCGTTGCAGACGGGCTACACCGACGGTGTCGTCGGCCGGTTGCTGGCCCGCTTCGATCTGTCGGTCGCCGTGTTCTTCGCGTTGTCGGGTTTTCTGCTGTGGCGCGGTCACGCCGCCGCGGCGCACGGGCTGCGGGCCGAACCCGAGGTGGCGCCGTACTACCGCTCCCGGCTGATCCGCATCATGCCCGCGTACCTGCTGACGGTGGTCACGGTGCTGACCCTGCTGCCGGATGCCCGCAGCGCGGACCGCACGGTGTGGATCGCGAACCTGACGCTGACCCAGGTCTTCGTTCCCAAGACGCTGATCGCCGGGCTCACCCAGATGTGGAGCCTGTCGGTCGAGATGGCCTTCTATCTCGTGGTGCCCCTGCTGGCGCTCCTGGTCGCGAAACTGTCGCTGCGACTGCGGGTCCCGGTCATCACGGGCGTGGCGCTGCTCAGTTTCGGCTGGGGATATCTACCGATCCCGGCGTATCACGGGGCCAATCCGCTGAATTGGCTACCGGCGTACGCGTCGTGGTTCGCCGTCGGGATGTTGTTGGCAGAGTGGATGTTCCGGCCGTACGGCTGGCTGCACCGGTTGGCGCGGCAGCGTTCGATCCTGATGCTCGTGGCGGTCGTCGCGTTCCTGATCGCGGCTTCGCCGCTGGCGATGCCCGGGGCACACCACCACGCCACCCTCGGACAGTTCATCGTGCGGACCGCGCTGGGCGCCGTGATCGCCGGGGCGCTGCTGGCGCCGCTGGTCCTGGACGCCCCGGACGGCCGGCATCGTGTGCTGGCCGGTGCCCCGATGGTGACGCTCGGCCGGTGGTCGTACGGACTGTTCCTGTGGCATCTCGCCGCATTGGACATGGTGCTCGCCATGCTCGGGCAGACGACGTTCCCCGGCGCGCTGCCGGTGGTGATGGTCCTGACCACGACGTTCGGTTTCGCGGTGGCCGCGGTGAGTTACGCGTTGCTCGAGGAGCCGTGCCGGGTGGCGCTGCGGCGCTGGGAAGCCCGGCGACGGGCCACGGTGGCGACAGTCCCGACCTAG
- a CDS encoding type IV toxin-antitoxin system AbiEi family antitoxin domain-containing protein, producing MDDKGRAADAEIAEVLGRQAGVISRRQVLDAGRHDPYIRRMLRRNEWARIHDGVYIDHTGSPSWQQRAWAAVLYAAPAVLCLESAMQHEGPVIHVAVERNRTALVEPDGVRIHHVAHLDQRALWHLGPPRLRYEEAALDVACRAAEFEAIAVLADACQSRRTTAPRLMAVLESRRRVPRRRWLRAILLDISEGTCSVLEQRYLDRVERAHGLPRGSRQNRSASSSGVRYRDVEYGKRLVIELDGRLFHDSATARNTDIERDLDAAVDGRWTVRLSYQQVFERPCQTATKIAQILRRRGIPVSGRPCGPGCRYPAADIAA from the coding sequence GTGGACGACAAGGGCCGAGCCGCCGACGCCGAGATCGCCGAGGTTCTCGGCCGTCAGGCAGGTGTCATTTCGCGGCGGCAGGTGCTCGATGCCGGCCGGCACGACCCCTACATCCGGCGCATGCTCCGGCGCAACGAATGGGCTCGCATCCACGACGGCGTGTACATCGACCACACCGGATCGCCGAGCTGGCAGCAACGGGCCTGGGCCGCAGTGCTTTACGCCGCGCCCGCGGTGCTCTGTCTGGAGTCAGCCATGCAGCACGAAGGCCCGGTGATCCACGTCGCGGTTGAGCGGAACCGGACCGCGCTGGTCGAGCCCGACGGAGTGCGCATCCATCATGTTGCCCACTTGGACCAGCGGGCGCTGTGGCACCTGGGACCACCGCGGCTGCGCTATGAGGAGGCGGCACTGGATGTCGCATGCCGGGCCGCAGAATTCGAGGCGATCGCTGTCTTGGCGGACGCCTGCCAGTCCCGACGGACCACCGCACCGCGACTGATGGCAGTACTCGAGAGTCGACGGCGGGTACCTCGCCGACGTTGGCTGCGGGCGATTCTGCTCGACATCTCAGAAGGCACGTGTTCGGTCCTCGAACAGCGCTACCTCGATCGCGTGGAGCGAGCGCACGGGTTACCCCGAGGCAGTCGTCAGAACAGGTCTGCGTCGTCGTCTGGTGTTCGCTACCGCGACGTCGAGTACGGGAAACGGCTGGTGATAGAGCTCGACGGCCGGCTGTTCCACGACTCGGCGACCGCCCGGAACACTGACATCGAACGCGATCTGGATGCCGCGGTCGATGGCCGGTGGACAGTCCGACTCAGTTATCAGCAGGTATTCGAACGGCCATGTCAGACGGCAACGAAGATTGCACAGATTCTGCGACGGCGTGGGATCCCCGTGAGTGGTCGTCCGTGCGGACCAGGATGCAGATATCCCGCCGCCGATATCGCCGCTTGA
- the tpx gene encoding thiol peroxidase, producing MAQITLRGNPINTVGELPAVGSAAPAFALTGADLGPVTNDQFSGKSVVFNIFPSVDTPVCATSVRTFNERAAADGATVVNVSKDLPFAQKRFCGAEGIENVTTASAFRDSFGEDYGVTIADGPMAGLLARAIVVIGADGNVAYTELVPEIAQEPDYDAALAAAK from the coding sequence ATGGCACAGATAACCCTGCGTGGAAACCCCATCAACACCGTCGGCGAGCTGCCCGCTGTCGGGTCCGCGGCCCCGGCATTCGCCCTGACCGGAGCCGACCTGGGTCCGGTGACCAACGACCAGTTCAGCGGTAAGTCCGTGGTGTTCAACATCTTTCCGTCGGTCGACACCCCGGTGTGTGCCACCAGCGTGCGGACCTTCAACGAGCGGGCGGCGGCCGACGGCGCCACCGTCGTGAACGTGTCCAAGGACCTGCCGTTCGCGCAGAAGCGCTTCTGCGGTGCCGAGGGCATCGAGAACGTCACCACCGCGTCGGCGTTCCGCGACAGCTTCGGTGAGGACTACGGCGTGACGATCGCCGACGGCCCCATGGCCGGCCTGCTTGCCCGCGCCATCGTGGTGATCGGCGCCGACGGCAACGTCGCGTACACCGAACTGGTGCCCGAGATCGCCCAGGAACCGGACTACGACGCAGCGCTGGCCGCCGCCAAGTAG